The genomic interval AATTTGTGATAACCAATCTCACCCGGAACAAAAATGGCGCCTTGAAAGCCCATTTGTTTTAACCCCATTCTTAGGGGATCTTCTGCAATCAACGAGACTCCAAGATTGACCAAACAGAGAAGGACCGAGATGGACCAAAATGAAGCGATCATTTTTGATCGCTTTAAGATCTGGAACTTTAGAGAGAAATGAGAGTAACATTTCTAATCACGTTGGAACTGATTCTAAACAACTATCTAGTTGAGACTCGTTGGAACTGCATGGATATCGtttccaatttctccaaaactaCACGTAGTTGTTGCAACACATTTTGAACGCTAATGTGCAGAAACTATGGAGGAATATGTTATGGAACAATACAAAATAGATTCAAATCAGATCAGAGCTGAATTCGAATTTAGCATGCTGGTTTGATTTAAGCAATTTAAGTATGTAGTAAAGTCGCTTCCGTCGTGAATTTCAAACCCTTTCGGGATTAACATAAAAATTCTCACGTTCCCACACCAATACGATATAAATCGATATCAAAGTCATAAAAAATGAGCACAGTTGTAAGCTTACCCGATTGAACGTTGGTCGAACTATAAATAACTGATGGTTCGTACTACGCAGTAAgattggcattttcaaaatcattcagcGTGAAAAGATATCTGTCAAAACTATCATCGACCATCATCTAGTCTTGTGACCAAACACATACCTTTTCAGGTGAGGATAAATTGTTCTCAAGAAAAGTGATATTTTGGCTGAGACCAATCGACTAACGAGAGGAGTTggagttcatttttgaaaccgAGTCTGACGCATCGTGACTGAtaattggaataaaaaaatgacatagTCCACGGAGTGGTCAAATCAAATCCCAAAACAGAGAGGAAATTAACTAAAAAACCATTGTTCTTTGTAATGTAAATCCGAGATGATAGCCAAGGTTTAATGAAGACTCGGAATGGCGAAATGTAAAGTGCCCGCTTTCCGCCTCGTCATTACAGGTGCAAAACTGCGTATAAGTGGCTATAGCTATTATTTTCGAGGCATGGATGAGCGCTCGTTTTCGATAAAGCTGGTCATTTTAAGAGCAAGTCTCGAAAATGTGCCCATTCATCCTTGTCTCAAGTTCGTGATCCAGCGAGCTTCGTGAGACTTTGATGAAGACAAGCAGTGCTAATCACTATGCTTCCGCTAGCCGTTTGATAATGATTTTCGCAAAAATGTCTCCGCATTAATAAATGAACTTAGATCATGGTTTTGAAGATTGTTCCATGTGATTAAAAAACACTGATCCCTGATCTTCATTTCAACCACGCCCACCGACAACCAAACAATATTAACAGCTAGCTTACCACTTCTTACGCTCATTTGATACAAGAAGAACAATTATAGTTTCAAGTGCCGGAATCCTATCTATCTTTGTCCAAAATACACTTCGTGAGTGCTCGTTGCAAGGGAATATTATTTTCATATGAATGCGAAAAGGACACACACGCCCAACAGCCATGTTAGTTGATTTGGAGTGATTGATAAGACGTCAATTAGTTAGTCAGACGGGTCAGAcggccagccagccagccagccagagGCCAAGTCAGATAAGGACAAGATAAGGCGTATCGTACTGGATTTCCACAGCTTCAATCTGTTCATCCTTTGAATGTGagtgaaaaaattgaagttctACTCGAGAAATAGGTAGGCATTTTTCATCTAACCTACGATCCTTAGTGTACAAAGTAGTGAAGATCTAGAGGTGGATCGATCGAGTGGACTTAAATATGACTTTCCCGAGCCTTGAATGGTGCGCCAAATCAAATAACACCTCAAACCAGTGGTCAAGTGGCATCTGAATTGCGAACGGGAAATAGCATGCTTTCGGGACCTCCTGAAGGGCTCCTATCTGCTCCTCAGATTTCTACAAACCTCGGAAGTAGGAATCAAAATGGCCGCTAGGTGGGGGACCCAACCCTCGATCCTAGACCACGTAAAGAGCACCTTATGAATTTACTATCTTGGTTTCTCCTGTCAAAGTCACTCATTTCCCCACCCTCCTGCATGCCTGCTGGTGTGAATGAATTTCCTAACTCATTCATCGTGttccaaaatcatgaaaatccACGGGTCCATGCAACACCTTGGACGAGTGTCATTTTTCTGGATTGTACGCCTTCGTCACCTTGTTCTCAGCTGTTTCCATGACCTGTCCCTGTTCATTTCTTGCATGCATGGGATGGGTTCTGTGATCGCTGACGATCAAAACAAGAACCACTCGCTCGCTCGACAGACAGAACCCGATCCAATCCAAGCCCGAACCCAATCTGGACTTATTCTTGACGTCTGGTTGGTTCCGAGTGGGAATTAATTGGCCAATGCCATTTGATGGCAACTGAGATCGGGGCGCCATTTCAGCTGACACCCCGATCGATCAGGCTCTGCTTTGCTTAGTTTTCGGTTTTCGGTTTTCGGTTTTCGTCAAGTGGTTTAATTGAATGGGTTTGTCATGGGAACTTGGGTAGTAATGTTTGAGTAGCGCGGAAACAAATCAGGTAAAACATTCATCGAAGAGTTAAGAGTTAAACTAAGCCAGAGCTAAACCATGCCTGAAATCATGACAGGAGATATTGAGGTGAATCACTCCATCGAACCTTCATTTTGAGTCGCGGGAAGGATAGTGAAAGTCGCGATGAGTGACTGAATGCATTGTTCAGTTCTGGCTGAACCGGAATTAGCAATTAGGCGTGAATTTGATTGCATCTAAGAACACCTGAACTTTGAAATGTAACGtggaccctttctttttttcagggTCAAAGCGGGTTGGAAGAAACCCGTCTTGCCTCATGGGTTTTGCCAGGGATCTTCTGGGCTGCGGTTTTTTTCGTTCCAAGCCCAATGGCGAGCTGGATCAACGGAACCGCAGCAAACAAATTGACAAACAACTTCGCTTGGATCGCAGAAAGGTCCAACGTATGGTTAAATTGCTTCTCTTGGGCGCAGGGGAATCCGGAAAGTCGACATTTCTGAAGCAAATGAGGATCATTCACGGCTTGCAATTCGATGCCAACCAGATAGAGGAATTCAAACGCGTCAtatatcaaaatattgtcCGAGGCATGCAAGTACTGGCAAGCAACAGTTTCAAATGGGGTTATGCCATGGAACACGCCGAAAACGAAGAGAACAGAGTGACCTTGCTTCAGCTCACCGAGTATTCCACCATCAACGCCCATACGTTTGGTGGGCGATATCACGCCATCCTGTCATCATTGTGGCGCGATCAAGCCATTCAGCAAGTGTTTGAGCGTCGATCCAAGCTCCAAGTGGTGGATTCAGTGGggtactttttgaacaatctgGATCGAGTCTCGGATCCCAATTATGTGCCCACCAACCAAGACATCTTGTACTGTCGGAAAACTACCAAAGGTATCATCGAATTCCCCATGACCATCGAGAACGTGCCGTTTCTCTTTGTGGATGTGGGCGGCCAAAGAACCCAACGGCAAAAGTGGTTCGAATGCTTTGATTCGGTCACGGCCATCTTGTTCATGGCCTCGACGAGTGAATTTGATCAGGTTCTCTTGGAAGACTCCATGACCAATCGGTTGGAAGAGGCGCGGACAGTGTTCAGTAGCATTGTTAacaacaaaatcttcaaacAAGCAGCCATTATTCTTTTCCTGAATAAGATGGATTTACTGAAGGAGAAAGTTTGTTACAAGAAAGTCAATATTGCAGAGTTCTTCCCATTGGAGTTTGAGGAGATGTGTGAGATATCAAAAAAGCAAAGTCAGCCAATCAAAGGTGATCCGCTGAATTTGGATGAcgtgaaaagtttcattttatatCTATTTGTGTCCAAGCATTTCGACAAGTCTAAACCATTGTACCATCATTTTACCACTGCTGTAGACACCAGGAATATTGAATTCGTATTTAATTCGGTCAAAGAGACGATTCTGAGGCGGAACTTGGATGCCCTCATGTTAGAATGAGATATTCAGAGATGTCTCCTACCATATATCTCTCATCATATTAACGAGGCAATACATATTCCAAATAAAAACCGTGACTCAAGCCCACATGCATGTATTAAAAGATCGCGTGAAAAGAATGGCTCTCATGGTTTGCGCGCAAATCACTACACGAAAAAACAAATACGACTTAGGATGTCCTCGGCGTCAGTACGGGCACTCTCATTCATGGACCTGGAAATCCGTATAAATTCGACTGTCTCATTTAAATTCTGGTGAATGCCTGATGGGACTGGGTCCTTCTGTAGTAGCCCACCCGATAGCCTACTAGCTACACTATTTCCTGGCCAACGTTATTGCATTCGTCGATTTCCCCCACATGTTCAAGCATTGTTGTAAACAACCATCTGATAGTTTGTCTGGTCCTGATAGAAATTTGTACAGTTACAAGAAGAGAGCGAGGGAGTGGGttagtggttggttggttggttggttggttggatggtgaACAACCAACTCTTCTTTTCCCTTGCTCGTCCTACGCACCTTCTTCCTTAATACAATCCTTGACTGACTGACGTACGAatgaacaaacgaacgaacgaacgttTTCCCACTCGATCTCGATCGAATGCCAACGAGAAGGAGAAATCGAACCTAGTCCTGGATGGTGTTGCTCCGGAAAAGTGGTGCTAGTGCTATCTTTAGTTCTTCAAGTTCGTTTCCCTTCACTCTCGTGCCATGATTATTAAGTGCTTGAttgctgttattgttgttttatGTGTTGTAGTCTCTGGCTATCAAATGGGTATGTACATATGTAttaaatatttgccaaataaTGTCCAATTTACGTATGCAACCCTGAAGCTTGCTTATATTTCAAGATCATGCCAGCAAGCCTCAAGTGTCTTTTCGGGATTGCTACATTGGCCAAGCCGCGTTTCGTGTCATTCACCAAAAAAACACGATCGTTCTCAAGATTGTGGATAACACCCTACCTGGTCGGTAACATTAAAATTCCCAAGTCCGGAGAGCCTTACAAATATTTGCTAATTCCAGATCTCTATCTGACGGCATCTCTAAATAATgccaagaagaggaagaaagtgCTGTTATCAGATTTTCAAGGAAAGTGAGTGATTCTTCATTTTTGTACCTAAGTTTCACAAAGTGATTTAACTAGGACAccagaaaatgaaattcccgTTAATGGCTGGTACATTTTagagtgaatgaatgcaattaatcacaatttcaaaccaattcatCAACTCCTTTAGAAAATCGGGAAGCTGCAGTTTTTACCACTCATACTTCACAAAAACCGTAATAGACCGAGGTCAGCTTTGCAGCACAAAgcttgaataaatgaaataaatcatttcACTTTCGGACTGTCGGTGTTTGCCTTGCGGAATAAAGATGGgagtttttttgtcaaatttttcaacattATTTGTTAAAGGAAAACGTTCACTTTTTCGTCCACGACCAACGAAAGGACTTGTTGCTTTTATTTTCAGATACTAGATTAAATCAGGCTAAGGAATTTACGcttttatattttgcttaTTTAATGAGAACGTTAACTTTCGTGTCCGTTATTCCGTTCCATGTTAAAAGCGCACAACCAGAGCTAACCGAAGTCCCTGGCTAACCTAAACTGTTAGGAAGTAAAAGTATCCTGGCGACACATTTAAGAATTGCaccatttttgttcttttaatGTGGTCAAACAGACATTTTTTACAAAGTTTTGAATTACTTGAACCtcagttttctttcttttttatataggtttttagaaaaaatggaGTTTTTATTCAAGTTTTCTTTCGGTGTGAGAATAAAAACGACCGGTCGAAAAAATCATCGATCAAGCGGCAAAACGATAACAACATCTGCTATTTGGCTGATGCTgccaaaagtggctcaaaTAGTGCAAAAAATTGCCATAAACCCACCGTTTAGATAAGACCAACATCATTCTCCAATTCCAAGTCCTTCTACTTCCAACCTcatcgttcgttcgttcattctttATTATTGTTCATCTTGTAGAACCACGCCTATATCTTCTAATATGTACAATGCCAGTAACATGGACCAATTATTTTCGCTTCCAACTGGATTTGACATCAAGGACATCTCATCATTTGGACTCTTTTCTCGCTCTAAAAACGTAAGTTCAACGTGGAAGAAATGCCCTAACTTACGTAGATCTATAGACGTAGCTAAAGCCTCGTCCGGAAAGGATGTCTTACAAACCCAATCAATGTATATAGTTTAGTTTAACATTTGGACAATCTTTGACAAAGTTACAATGTCTGCTAAGGCCGGTGAAGCCAAATTGTCTGactttgagaagaaaatgggGTTGGTCAACCAGAGACTGGCCAAAATAGCGCGGCGATCACGACGAGTGTTAATGTGTCAATGTGGGCTCTTGGATCCTTTTCAAACGATAGGAAGGGCCCTTTCATTCTCCTAGGTATTTCGTTCTTGTTTTTATCCAATGGCCCTCAATGACCTTAGAGACCTATCCATTCGTTAGGATCACCGTCATCCAGGTGTACATGGTTCGTGAGCAAAATCTGATTACTCAGTGCATATTTAATTTCCCCCTTTCCAAGACAACTAAAAACCTACGGGTTATCTTTTTGGAAAGAGGATAAACTCGCTCACTGATAACATTTGGTGGCCTTTTTGATAACATCTAAAATGGAGTCTGAATTGGCAAAGAAGCATCGAATTTCCGATTTGCTCCACGCTGGAGTCTCAACATCAACTACTTTCCTGTGTGTGTGAGGGGGGGGTCTctatttttttagcatttagTCTTTGTGGTTTTATCAATCGTTTCACCAGCAATATCGCAAACATAACATCGTGAAACTTGGACCCCAGTTGTCTCAATTTATAGggtgtttcaaaaaatgaaagaggtcTTGAAATCAAAAAAGCCTCCGCCATGAACACCCTTCCTTTCAGAATGGCTCTTAACTTGACAGCTCTTTGTCCCACGGGTCTTTTAATGATATTTCAAATCGGAGAATTGCCCGATTGTTCCTATATCGTTAAGCTTGTGTTGATATGACAATTAGATCAGGGTGATAGAGGACACAATTAAGTGTTTTGTTTACTATGAAAAACGAACTTTCATGACATTATGGAACTATCATGCTCACCCAATAGATAGGGTCAAAATTCAGGAGAGGAGTTATATTCGAGTCATCCGTCAATTCAGGACCATCTCATATGAAGTGCTGCTTGACATTATTGAAATTGGGATTGGTCTTTCAGATCCAAATGTGCGAAATGCAACCTCTAAGTACCGAGTCCAATCCGTACCCGATTATTCTCGAGCCACTCCAAGGAAGAAATGGCTTAAGGTCTACTCAAGTGACCCTTGTAAGCCCCACCATAATTCAAGTCAAGGGGTTAACTTTCAAGGCCTTAGCACCAGGCAAGTGAATCAGCTTTAAGGGTTGTACATTATATGTATATCAGGGCAGCTATTTGtcacacttttttgaagtacTTTTGTAGGTGCTTATTTCTATGTTGGATCGCgagatgaaaaaggaaagaacaTCAAACTTTTGGATGATCAAACTGGACAAACGGAGCCGTTAAAACGAGTCAAGAACAAACATTTTACACTTCGATTACCAGATGGTCTGGACATCACAagatttgatcaatttggaatttggtcTACTGGAATCAACCGTTCCTTGAGCCACGTTGACATCAAACAACCGGAAACGGATGTGATTGATCAACAAAAAAGACCTATTGGACCGAATCAGAAGTGCAAAAGTAGACGAAGACGATCATTACGAACACCTGCAAATAATGCTGACATGCCCAACTTTGAGCATTTTCCAAAGAAGAGTGGATTTGGAAAGGATTCAATTGATAAACCCATTGAGCCAATATCAGCGGACATAGAAGAACCAAGTCAACAAACCTCTCAGAAACCATGGGTTGACTTGAAGAAACGTCAAGATCTATCAGTGGAAACCCAGACTCTTCCAACTGATAACGTTATTGATAGAATTGACAATGACGAAGACTATaacgatgacgatgacaatgatgatgacgatgacacTAACCCTGACAATGATGTCGAGTGTTACGAGCAGAGTTCGTCAACAACTGAAAGACAAATGGTTTCCATGGAGTTACTAAAGAACTCGAAATCTTCGAGTCCAAAAGCTGCACCATTATTGTCCGAATCGGTGGTGATACAACCATCGCCCCCAGCTCCCAACCCACATGCCTTGGCCGATAAGAGCATTTACAATATGGAACCCTTTGAGGAGATCAAACCAGCCAATGAACAAGCACCAGCTTGGCAGAAATACTGGCAACTCAACCATATGGTGGCAAACTATTCCAGTACCGACAAACGCCAATTAAAGCAGACAAATCATGTGCCATCCAAAGAGGAGCCAAAGTTGGATGAGCATTCAATCAACCTCCTTGAAAAGTCAAAGCTAATATCGCAGTTAAAAGAGAGGCTGAAGTAAGTACACACACATCAGGGATCCCGATCTCGAACCAATGACCTGACTGGCGAAGTtttaatttcattcttttttttttcaatgccttcCAGGAACCGCAAGATCGATATGGCGTCTTTGGTGAGCTCAAATCAATCTCCCTTCAGCAAGTCAAAAACACGGAAACCGTCTGTTCCAGCCCATTTTCAAGACCCCATGACGAAAGCTGAAAAATTCTTCGCCGTGAAAAACAAGCTAATCGCCGAAAGAAGGAATAGGCCAtttggattggaaaaaagtgatcGATATAAAGCGTCAGAGAAATCATCTGACTTCCGATCATACCTTAGTGACCTTTTGTCCCCTCTCAAGCGACTTCTTAAGAGTGCATTGGGGTACCCTTCAGATCCTCCTTCACGCAGAAGTCCTCAAGTGAAAAGGAAATTATTTTTGCCCTGGGAGCAAACCAGACTCCCAAGTCCAACCAGGAGGAGCCATCGAAGACGTAAGCCACATTTGACTGCGACCATGACACGATCCCAAATGAAACACATCTATCCAGGAAACGTCCCAAAACCTATGCCAACGCCAGCGTATGTTGGCAAGAATATGCTGCAAAGCCAAATGCTGGCCATTCACCATCAAACCAAGCGAAAAACGCAAGAGAACTTCATGGAAGAGCACTTACGAAAGAGAAACCGGAATCCATTTCTATCACAAAACAACATTGGACAAATTGACCCAACATTGAGTCCAAAATCGaaaccaaagaaagaaactGTCACTAATACTACTGCTACGACGACGAAGGCAACATCACCACCCACACCGCCCCTATCTGGCCTAGTGGAACGTGGTTCCAATCCCGTGTCTCCGTCGTCCTCTTCCCTCGATGAGTTCCGTCCAATTCTACCTTTGGTCAATGGTGGCGCCTTACCAGCGTTAGCTTTCAATGTTCTTGACTCCTCCTTGGAGGGATAATCTCCGTGATAAAAATGATCTTGAGTCAAAGATGCAATGTTCCAGAGGAGAAACCTCTTGGCCGGGTGCAATAGAATGAATGATATTATTCATAGtaacaataatgaaaaaaaggtccaGGGAATGAAGATCAACCCTACTTCCgtcattgccatttttgcttcGTCTTCTTGGACGTAGTGCTCTTGAAGAGGTGAATCCTTGTTTTgttaatgatgatgattgatcAATAGAACTGTCATTTTCTCTTAAGGTTGCCATAAAAAATGTAGCAGCATTATTCAGCAACTGCTTGATTATGAACCTTGAACTTTTAAATTCTTGCGTCATCAAATGGCCATTCGGACTACCTCATACTATCTCGTACGAATGGTTAAAATGGTAAGACAGCCAGAAACCAGAAGACAACAAGAAACCAGTACAAAAAGAAACGTCGTCTTAGCTGACTAAAGTGCGGCTCACTGAAGGATGGAAACTGGAAGAGGCTTCTGTTGACATAAGAACAGTACAAGGAAAAAACGCTAAGCTTTCTAGGGAACAAGTCAAATCAGACGTTACTTAGAATCTGAGACGCGCTCAGAATGCTCAGAATGATAATTGATTTGATGATGTTCTTAGGCTGAGGTACGAGAGAGTTTGTCCTTGGTCTTGTTGCGTTTTTCTTGCATGgtgaaatatgaaaaacacaaaCTCACTGAGTTGAGGTAGTCGCGGATAATCTACAGAAGTGCCTATTTATCGAAGCAGTCGCTCCCCTAACATTTGGTTTATTCACTTCCCCACGATTCGAGGAAAACCCGATCCATAATATAGTCTGTCTGACCCATCagaaaactgaaagaaaaaatgtttcattttggcaACTGTTGTTTATTCCAACCATTCTAACCGTGTACAGTCACTGGCtatgttctttgatttttttattcaaaagggtaacatttaaaaaaagctaGGATACATTGCAAGAAATTCTGAACCCACATTTACTTTATACTTATTTTTTACATCTACAAACAtacatttctttgtttgtggAAGCCTGCTTGAACTTTCATGCTATTCttacaaattttgaaatcagattttgaacctaatcaaaatgatttgcgCTCATTTGCAGAATGGGAAGAAGTGTTTTTCTGAGCCGAGTTAGCCTATCACCCCTTTGTTCTTCTCATTCCTGAATCAATCTTATGGattgagccaatttcaagttggTCTTCGTTATTTCGATTATTCAGTTCGTTGTCTCCAAAACTCTTAGGATCGTAGTTTTAAATTCATCTTGGCATTAATTGCAGTGGATGAGCAATTATCACGATTCCAAGATGCTCTGGTTTCCTCCTTTGCAAAGATATCTTCTTCGTTTTTCtatccatttgaaatcatgGAACTGCAATGCAGTTCCTGGAGAATTGTCCTACGGGATACATGGGCTTATAGTATAAAAAAATAGACTTTTGAGATtactttggatttgattgattctCTTTTTGTCTCAGTTCCTCTTGAAGATTCATGAAAATACGTCTGAGGCGCGACCGACGTCTTCGCCCGGGAAGCCCCAATTTGGGGACCTTGAGTTGTAAGAGCTTTGTTCAGAGAAGACTTACAATGTTACGAGATTATATCCTAAAGTGCTTATTTCACTTTTGAATGCAAGTCCAATCTTATAAAAGCGACGAATTTGCCTCCATCGTGTGCCAAAGTGAGGAGTACCAACAGTAAGCCAACAACGTTCCCGTTCCACTTTCGAAATGGAGCCCGGACGAGTTTACATTGACTCGGGGTACAGAATGTACTATGACGAGGGTGAGAGCATTATTCACGAAACGCATTTCCTCCAAATTCATATGTCTGTAAGATAGTTTGACAAGTTTCGAGCTACTTTCTTCACTCCCTTTAGGTGGGGTTGGCCACATTTCCATTGTTTATGATTTTCTAAATTAtgcatctttttcattttcatacatATTGTATTCGATGAACAATCTTACGCTAAAAGCAACCAACCCACTgttatttcaaagcaaaagcaCGGATCAAATGCATGACGGAACCCATTGGTACTTTCTAGTGAAACATACCTATGGAGGCACGTAAAGTATCGGATCGGATTTCATctgtgtgagctagtcaggctgctCCACAATTGCGAAAAGAACTATCACGATTTTAGCACATTCAGTGCTTctaaattttcattgacaaaattgttcgccacATTGGGACATCGTTCGACAGTTATTTTCAACCATtaaagtccaacattcatttgctaacAGTACATGGCAAAcgacaaaaatatgcagaaagtacgaaaaaatatttggtgccaacttttttgtcatcagtaagaagtgtggggacacttccttcatgttagaaccagagggcgcactagtatgaaatcccaaacctttacacttctctatagcTACAAACTATATGGCATCTTTACTGCTTCTGAGGCAAAATAGTTGGCTggttttatgaaaaaaaaatttgggCTGCGAACATTCATTACATGTTGCACTTACATTATTCCTTATCGTAATTCAAGCTTCACACCTACCAATATGTACATGGTTAGTCAACTATGGCGTTGATTTTGAGATTATTTCGTCTTTAGGGACGAAATTAACCGATGGAATTCCAGCCGGATTGGAGTCTGTGTTGCCGGAAATTTGGAAGCAATATCCTCCTGAGCATCCAATGATCACGGATTTCTTTGCTGTCATTGTGTTTGCTTTGTGGCTAGTCAACTTTTTCGGGAATGGATTAGTCATCGTGGTCTTTTTGGTCACAAAAAGTCTACGGACACCTGTAAGTTGAAGTCAAACTCACCTCGACTTTCCTGAACTGATGATTGATATAAAAAACGGAAACAAAGAGAGTGAAAAAACATTCTTTCAAATATAAAATTGTAAATATGGCTCAAATCTATATGATAAgtttaaatactttttttccttATTGAAAACCTGTAACAATCAGGTTGTACAATGTTCTGTACTAGATTGGAGTCTTCATCATGAAGTACGAGAGTTTCGAGGGTAGATTTTAGCCATATGAAACAAAAGTACCTTCTCATCTcgaaaaaacttggaaaactgtagaaaaaaatgagagatttaaaaaataaGCGGATAACAAGAAACTAAGGGGAAAAGCCTCATTTGTGGCACTTTGACACTATTAACGGCATTTTTTCCGTTCATTAAAAAGTTACAACAACTCAAAGTTTTCCTTAATTTGACGAATGATGTCACTTATTTTATGAGTTAGATTCAATTATTTCATCAGGTACGAATGTAAGATCTAACAAAGTTCAGTTTTGATGGCAAAATTTTCAGCAACATATTTGTTTAATACGTCTCTTGACACTAGTTTTCAATGGTTATTTCGTAGAGAATGATATGGCTTGTAATCATCGCTTCGGTTATTGCCATTTGATGGCATTTCCTTTGTGTATCAAGAAATATAAAAGAACAACATGTAATCATTTGATGGATCATCTGCTAAAAGGTCAACATTAGTTATTAGGAGCTTTGAGAGATGCTTA from Tigriopus californicus strain San Diego chromosome 5, Tcal_SD_v2.1, whole genome shotgun sequence carries:
- the LOC131880588 gene encoding guanine nucleotide-binding protein subunit alpha-12-like, with amino-acid sequence MGFARDLLGCGFFRSKPNGELDQRNRSKQIDKQLRLDRRKVQRMVKLLLLGAGESGKSTFLKQMRIIHGLQFDANQIEEFKRVIYQNIVRGMQVLASNSFKWGYAMEHAENEENRVTLLQLTEYSTINAHTFGGRYHAILSSLWRDQAIQQVFERRSKLQVVDSVGYFLNNLDRVSDPNYVPTNQDILYCRKTTKGIIEFPMTIENVPFLFVDVGGQRTQRQKWFECFDSVTAILFMASTSEFDQVLLEDSMTNRLEEARTVFSSIVNNKIFKQAAIILFLNKMDLLKEKVCYKKVNIAEFFPLEFEEMCEISKKQSQPIKGDPLNLDDVKSFILYLFVSKHFDKSKPLYHHFTTAVDTRNIEFVFNSVKETILRRNLDALMLE
- the LOC131880587 gene encoding uncharacterized protein LOC131880587 gives rise to the protein MPNFEHFPKKSGFGKDSIDKPIEPISADIEEPSQQTSQKPWVDLKKRQDLSVETQTLPTDNVIDRIDNDEDYNDDDDNDDDDDTNPDNDVECYEQSSSTTERQMVSMELLKNSKSSSPKAAPLLSESVVIQPSPPAPNPHALADKSIYNMEPFEEIKPANEQAPAWQKYWQLNHMVANYSSTDKRQLKQTNHVPSKEEPKLDEHSINLLEKSKLISQLKERLKNRKIDMASLVSSNQSPFSKSKTRKPSVPAHFQDPMTKAEKFFAVKNKLIAERRNRPFGLEKSDRYKASEKSSDFRSYLSDLLSPLKRLLKSALGYPSDPPSRRSPQVKRKLFLPWEQTRLPSPTRRSHRRRKPHLTATMTRSQMKHIYPGNVPKPMPTPAYVGKNMLQSQMLAIHHQTKRKTQENFMEEHLRKRNRNPFLSQNNIGQIDPTLSPKSKPKKETVTNTTATTTKATSPPTPPLSGLVERGSNPVSPSSSSLDEFRPILPLVNGGALPALAFNVLDSSLEG